One genomic region from Portunus trituberculatus isolate SZX2019 chromosome 3, ASM1759143v1, whole genome shotgun sequence encodes:
- the LOC123509303 gene encoding cytochrome b-c1 complex subunit 7-like has translation MASVARPGFMAQLTNAAKRFVFRASAFNQMGLYHDDCLYENSDVQEALRRLPQSITDDRNFRMQRALHLSLTKKILPKEEWISYEEDRAKGRYLQPYLEEVIRERKEREEWNKK, from the exons ATGGCGTCTGTGGCGAGACCCGGCTTTATGG CCCAACTGACCAATGCTGCCAAGCGCTTTGTGTTCCGCGCCTCGGCCTTCAACCAGATGG GTCTGTACCACGATGACTGTCTGTATGAGAACAGTGACGTGCAGGAGGCGCTGAGGAGGTTACCACAGTCTATCACCGACGACCGCAACTTCAGAATGCAGCGTgcactccacctctccctcaccaagaAGATTCTGCCCAAGGAGGAGTGGATTTCATACGAAGAG GACAGAGCGAAGGGCCGTTACCTGCAGCCTTAcctggaggaagtgatcagagagaggaaggaacgagAGGAATGGAACAAGAAGTGA
- the LOC123509296 gene encoding LOW QUALITY PROTEIN: protein BCCIP homolog (The sequence of the model RefSeq protein was modified relative to this genomic sequence to represent the inferred CDS: deleted 1 base in 1 codon) → MPGPFKKPRAVFPVEEHPPEDSDEEMEQDEMIGQSVNVDFEGFPATDADFHGMKRLLQQCFRGLEVDISGLTDTIISQNYVGSVIKQVDAEEDDDDDEEEMNDDGSEEQQVFGVTTVINLTARKDEECVAGLRSALVEMCSSSGPDSTTALLRDILGNESKHVGLLVSERLVNLPPQFAIPVFDCLRKEINEAKKKKMPYDFAYLLLICKVYKLEKKKKKKTVETELWGNPEEEVIAEECKASFEYNVKGQASISGEWDEDDPEYTPYRRVLVLEAARLPEIIAKVKQAVQ, encoded by the exons ATGCCTGGACCCTTCAAGAAGCCCCGGGCGGTGTTCCCTGTGGAGGAGCACCCGCCTGAGGACAGTGACGAGGAGATGGAGCAGGATGAGATGATTGGACAGAGC GTGAATGTAGACTTTGAAGGCTTCCCCGCCACTGATGCAGACTTCCACGGCATGAAGCGTCTCCTGCAGCAGTGTTTCCGAGGGTTAGAGGTGGACATC TCAGGCCTCACTGACACTATCATCTCTCAAAATTATGTGGGTTCGGTTATCAAG CAAGttgatgcagaagaagatgatgatgatgatgaagaagagatgaatgatgaTGGCAGTGAAGAGCAGCAAGTGTTTGGGGTCACAACTGTCATTAACCTCACAGCAAGAAAg gaCGAGGAGTGTGTGGCAGGGCTGAGGAGTGCGTTGGTGGAGATGTGTTCAAGCAGTGGGCCAGACTCCACCACAGCACTCCTAAGGGATATACTGGGCAATGAAAGCAAGCACGTGGGTCTCCTAGTGTCCGAGAggcttgtcaatctgcctcctCAGTTTGCCATCCCTGTATTTGATTGTCTGAG gaaggagattaatgaggcgaagaagaagaagatgcccTATGACTTTGCCTACCTGCTGTTGATATGCAAGGTGTACaagttagagaagaagaagaagaagaaaactgtgGAAACTGAACTGTGGGGAAACCCAGAGGAGGAAGTCATAGCAGAG GAGTGTAAGGCAAGTTTCGAGTACAATGTGAAGGGACAAGCCTCTATATCTGGCGAATGGGATGAAGATGACCCAGAATACACTCCCTACCGTCGCGTTCTTGTCCTCGAGGCCGCGAGACTCCCAGAAATCATTGCCAAGGTCAAACAGGCGGTGCAATGA
- the LOC123509291 gene encoding cell wall protein DAN4-like: MQRTVMHLSLVFLRVVFIVECLCHDSVLAGPLTTRQHSGLSTSPTITTTTDEHHPDLTTTTTDDEPRTTHASTTPQPPKRNVRALSEPILENTTSSTMANVTSDPTTPPAVEESIVDLPESKPTTFSSLLTDVTTATTQQTSGTEFSSPPTMTPEFSIQGTEHTSQLPQSRHFVHFSQSTPNLSDSVISPIHTTATTITTDGDGGGGDGGATALSVVSHHATPANPYHENQQSLPVSTTMTSNTTNMITTTSITSTTTTTTTSTTPTTTITNTITTSFVTSSTTPPPPPPPPPPPPPTTTTTTTSTSTTTPLTTTSTPPTTFPPTSTTITTTTPTTTVTSAPPPPPTTSTTTQTPTTTTITTDSKPTLVSSNNTLHETPHRTPPPPPPPDYLRVTIISSSLLIVAFFTVFVIFWKRKRCGEESRSQTSTMPTMSDAWISVEDVNEGDSQQVFKRHSVHEGTQCFENVPRCTVREIDCNEPLHLSTFVSCH, encoded by the exons ATGCAGAGAACAgtcatgcatctctctctcgtctttttgaGGGTAGTGTTTATCGTTGAGTGTTTGTGCCATGACAGTGTTTTAGCAG GTCCCCTCACCACCAGACAACACTCAGGTCTTTCTACCAGtcctacaattactactactactgatgaacACCACCCAGaccttactaccactactactgatgatgaacCAAGGACCACTCATGCTtcaaccacaccacaaccacccaaGAGAAATGTGAGGGCACTATCAGAACCCATTCTAGAAAATACAACCTCAAGTACTATGGCAAATGTAACCTCTGATCCGACCACACCACCTGCAGTAGAAGAAAGTATTGTGGATTTACCTGAATCAAAACCtactacattttcttctctattgactgatgttactactgctaccactcaACAAACGTCTGGTACTGAATTCTCCTCACCGCCAACTATGACTCCTGAATTCTCAATACAAGGGACAGAACACACAAGTCAACTTCCTCAGTCTCGTCATTTTGTTCACTTTAGTCAGTCCACCCCAAACTTGAGTGATAGTGTAATTTCTCCTATCcatactacagctactactattactactgatggtgatggtggtggtggtgatggtggtgctactgCATTGTCAGTGGTTTCACATCATGCTACCCCTGCCAATCCTTATCATGAAAACCAGCAGTCACTTCCAGTTTCTACTACTATGacttctaatactactaatatgattactactacttctattacttccactactactactactactacttctactacacctactactactattactaacaccATTACTACATCTTTTGTTACTAGTTctaccacacctcctcctcctcctcctcctcctcctcctcctcctcctactactactactactactacttccacttccactactacacctcttactactacaagcacaccaccaaccacctttcctcccacttccactactattactactactacaccaactACAACTGTCacttcagctcctcctcctcctcccaccacatccaccaccacacagaccccaaccactaccaccatcaccacagacTCCAAACCCACCCTTGTATCAAGTAATAATACCCTCCATGAAACACCAcatagaacaccaccaccaccaccaccaccagattaTTTGCGTGTCACTATCATCTCCTCGTCCTTACTCATTGTTGCTTTCTTCActgtgtttgtcatattttggaAGAGGAAGCGGTGtggagaggaaagtagaagCCAGACCAGCACTATGCCTACAATGTCCGATGCTTGGATTTCAGTCGAGGATGTTAATGAGGGTGACAGCCAGCAGGTTTTCAAGAGGCACAGTGTTCATGAGGGTACTCAGTGCTTTGAAAATGTGCCCAGGTGTACTGTTAGGGAAATAGACTGCAATGAGCCTCTCCATCTCTCAACGTTTGTGTCTTGTCATTAA